The genomic region AGCACCATCCCGACTCACGATGATTTTCCCATTGTTAAGGTGGAGATTGGAGGAAGATATGTCGTTGGTAAGCATACAGGCCCCATCTATTTCGTATTTCTTCAAAATGATAAGGTCTTCTTCTATGAATATTTCTAAAGGATCTTTAATGTTGATACCGAGGATATCTCGTGTTTCTTTTGGAATAACGATACGACCTAATGGATCGACTTTTCGTACCATACCTGTTGCCTTCATGAACATTCTCCTAATCTTTTGTATTTCTTCCTTTAATTATAAAGATAAAATGTAAATCTCTCAATCTAGTACTTGTTGAATGTTTCCTCCGTTGAAGGGGGCATCATTTCCATAATTTTTGCCACCAACTTTTTTCTTCTTGAGTGGCAGCAATCTGTTCTTTAACTTCTAACAACATTTTTTTTGTTTCTTGAGACTCTCTTAATGACTGGACTAACTTTAGATCACGGTCATTTTGACTGTTTTCCATTCTGTTCAATTGTTCTTGCATTTGTTGAAGTTGGGCAGAATGTTGCTTTGCTTGTTTTTCAAGAGCTGTTGTAACAGCAGTAGTTATTAGAGTCATAACATCATAACTTTCTTCTTTTTTCTCTATGACGGCATGACCGTTACTTGGTTGTTTAGTACTTCCTAAAATTTTGGCAACAGATTCAAGAGTCATGCCGTTATACTTGCTTAATTCTATGAATCTTTCTAAAGTCGTTATATCTTCACTAGTAAATAATCGATGACCTTGTTGGTTTTTTTGAATGATATACCCCTCTTTTTCAAGGATGGAAATGTACTTTTTAAAGACAGAATCTTTAATTTCTAACTTCTCCATTACGTCTTTTGTTTTATAAATAAGGGTCATAACGTTACACCTCCAACTAATTTTTTCGTCATGACATCATAACATACCTCTTTTTTAGGAAGGGGAAATTAAATAACCCCCCTAAAAAATTAGGAGGGCATGCCACATGTGTTACCAGCCAGCTATGGCGAGGTGATTCTTTGGTTAGGTCTATTCCTACTTCCAAGAGCCAACCCCACAAATGAGGTCGTTAGTAAGATTATA from Sutcliffiella horikoshii harbors:
- a CDS encoding AbrB/MazE/SpoVT family DNA-binding domain-containing protein, translating into MKATGMVRKVDPLGRIVIPKETRDILGINIKDPLEIFIEEDLIILKKYEIDGACMLTNDISSSNLHLNNGKIIVSRDGADLLLRELQAYIHQTN
- a CDS encoding DUF3967 domain-containing protein: MTLIYKTKDVMEKLEIKDSVFKKYISILEKEGYIIQKNQQGHRLFTSEDITTLERFIELSKYNGMTLESVAKILGSTKQPSNGHAVIEKKEESYDVMTLITTAVTTALEKQAKQHSAQLQQMQEQLNRMENSQNDRDLKLVQSLRESQETKKMLLEVKEQIAATQEEKSWWQKLWK